A single region of the Microbulbifer sp. MKSA007 genome encodes:
- a CDS encoding DUF6531 domain-containing protein — MTPERLTQLIPNLLNTLTPPTITLSHESPASAVRWLSQVEHTLKNISSTPVSEGFWPKLPSITSNRFSIDSAPILPLLYEAEDNPTQFTNTPGINPENEVVPALDRCHRINGHVVTATGEVAFERTDVLIPGPLPFEWKRYFRSSLNEDTGIGVGWRHSLSEKLVVHDNVVKLVTAEGRSVKFKLPAIGHGCYNRFERLMLFRQSLHSYRLTTFNQHHKIFRADGVNSALPLVEIRDQFGNAITIDYQEGLPKKMVSSWGRVVEFNCQNGHIHNLINSHAAEGQSDLCNYNYQDGQLLESCSGLKRERYQYNNTQLVQLNNSQSGIHQFTYDTHDRCQLIQSNELITSLNWHASHNTCTIESELSGPIYIRFNKFGQRISEQQQSRSLSWLFDSYGNLSEEIQANGHRLFFRHDEFGRLVRSTSHNISNRYLYDDRGYLQAAVINGETLWQYKFNEKGRPERIVDPAKHVWLFLYTDRGQITQIQDPEGGKVDFSWDGQGQLQSVRRDDKVLSFEYDHWQRITSLKMNGEVWREWSYGNAGELREAHLGIHQYGLDYSERGLPNAIHGDSGQSILCDYDNAGRPCHINFADGNNWELIYSPRDELTCLESPVGNYYWEYDHYGQLVSHKAPQDRSWRWHYNIDGSLHEYCDNDSRWYFNYNNSGVLTGIRNNSGQNSEFHYDQHNRLVQADNALSSVRFKYDSRGRVTAEHHDSADIRDFSLQYQYDKRGWLKSASSDNLDLSYTFAPCGALYGIDANGEAIVRTESKGQDILQVQGEVRSNHKYLFGRLVGMESGQALSWHFDKSPPLQMTNPLRAQQSPTQPQTESDKRGNIISESNIPGRKDYQYQYDGWGLMSHAECGEFKTYFRYDPFGRRLSKTCTHRKSTRQRRVVTIWSSLGIWGEIHNIDGKSRGLSHWIHQPQTNAILCQWTADNIEHYLSNPDGKPLAIFDTQGAAQWSQGGEAGEKGKDPHNQGPSAWRGTNLLADVETGLWYHPSGYWSPALGIWLNGDRSHNLATSAQSIGQL; from the coding sequence TGCGCTGGCTCTCTCAGGTCGAACATACTTTAAAAAACATCTCATCCACTCCAGTGAGTGAGGGCTTTTGGCCAAAGCTGCCAAGTATCACGTCTAATCGCTTTAGTATCGATTCAGCACCAATATTACCCCTCCTGTATGAAGCTGAAGACAACCCCACGCAATTCACCAATACCCCTGGTATTAACCCCGAGAACGAGGTGGTACCAGCTTTAGATCGTTGCCATCGAATTAACGGGCACGTCGTTACCGCAACAGGGGAAGTCGCTTTCGAGCGAACAGACGTACTTATTCCTGGACCGCTGCCGTTTGAATGGAAACGATATTTTCGCTCCTCTCTCAATGAGGATACTGGCATTGGTGTGGGCTGGCGGCACTCTCTCAGTGAAAAGCTTGTTGTACACGATAACGTTGTAAAGCTGGTTACTGCCGAAGGGAGGTCTGTAAAATTCAAATTACCCGCCATTGGTCACGGGTGCTACAACCGCTTTGAGCGGTTGATGTTATTCAGGCAAAGCCTGCACAGTTATCGATTGACGACATTCAATCAGCATCACAAAATATTTCGCGCTGATGGTGTAAATAGCGCTCTACCACTTGTAGAAATCAGGGATCAATTTGGTAACGCCATAACAATCGACTATCAGGAGGGCCTGCCTAAGAAAATGGTCAGCTCCTGGGGTCGTGTTGTTGAATTTAACTGCCAGAACGGTCATATCCATAATTTAATAAATAGCCACGCTGCCGAAGGTCAAAGCGACCTCTGCAACTACAATTATCAAGATGGTCAACTACTCGAAAGTTGTAGCGGCCTTAAAAGAGAAAGATACCAATATAACAATACACAGTTGGTACAGTTAAATAATAGCCAATCTGGAATTCATCAATTTACCTACGATACACACGACCGGTGCCAGCTAATACAGTCCAATGAATTAATCACCAGTCTTAACTGGCACGCAAGTCATAATACCTGCACGATCGAGTCAGAGCTGTCCGGTCCCATTTATATACGCTTTAACAAGTTCGGCCAGAGAATTTCTGAACAGCAGCAATCTCGTAGCCTTAGCTGGCTTTTTGATTCCTACGGTAATCTCAGTGAAGAAATTCAGGCCAACGGCCATAGGCTTTTCTTCCGTCACGATGAATTCGGCCGGCTTGTCCGATCCACCTCTCACAATATTAGTAATCGATATCTCTATGACGATCGCGGCTATTTACAAGCGGCAGTTATCAATGGAGAGACCCTATGGCAATACAAGTTTAACGAGAAGGGACGCCCAGAACGTATTGTCGACCCGGCAAAACATGTTTGGCTGTTTCTCTATACAGATAGGGGGCAGATCACACAGATTCAGGACCCAGAGGGAGGCAAAGTGGACTTCAGCTGGGATGGGCAAGGCCAGCTGCAGTCCGTTCGTAGAGACGATAAAGTCCTGAGCTTTGAGTACGACCACTGGCAACGAATCACTTCGCTTAAGATGAATGGCGAAGTATGGCGTGAGTGGAGTTATGGCAATGCGGGTGAATTGCGTGAAGCCCACCTGGGTATTCACCAGTACGGTCTGGACTACTCTGAACGCGGCCTGCCCAATGCCATCCACGGAGACAGTGGACAGAGTATTCTTTGTGATTATGACAACGCGGGCCGCCCGTGCCATATCAATTTCGCTGATGGTAACAACTGGGAATTAATCTACAGCCCAAGGGATGAACTCACCTGCCTGGAGAGCCCCGTAGGGAATTACTACTGGGAATATGATCACTACGGGCAATTAGTCAGCCACAAGGCACCACAGGATCGATCTTGGCGTTGGCATTACAATATAGACGGCAGCCTGCATGAATATTGTGATAATGACTCTCGCTGGTACTTCAATTATAACAACAGCGGTGTATTAACCGGTATTCGCAATAACAGTGGCCAAAATAGTGAGTTCCACTACGACCAACACAACAGGCTGGTACAGGCAGATAATGCCCTTTCCTCAGTGCGCTTTAAATACGACAGCCGCGGTCGGGTAACCGCAGAGCATCACGACAGCGCCGATATCCGGGATTTCAGCCTTCAGTATCAATATGACAAACGCGGCTGGTTAAAGAGTGCCAGCTCCGACAATCTCGACTTGTCTTATACATTCGCCCCTTGTGGAGCCCTGTATGGTATCGATGCCAATGGTGAAGCCATTGTTCGCACCGAATCCAAAGGCCAAGATATCCTTCAGGTTCAAGGGGAGGTTCGCAGTAATCACAAATATTTATTTGGGCGCCTGGTAGGTATGGAGTCAGGTCAAGCACTTTCCTGGCACTTCGATAAATCCCCTCCCCTGCAAATGACCAACCCGCTGCGGGCACAGCAAAGTCCGACTCAACCTCAAACAGAAAGTGACAAGCGCGGCAATATTATTAGTGAAAGCAACATACCAGGCCGCAAGGATTATCAATACCAGTACGACGGCTGGGGCCTGATGAGCCACGCGGAGTGCGGGGAATTTAAAACCTATTTCCGCTACGACCCCTTCGGTCGGCGGTTAAGCAAGACATGTACCCACCGAAAATCAACCCGCCAGCGCCGCGTTGTCACTATTTGGAGCAGCCTGGGTATCTGGGGGGAAATTCACAATATTGACGGCAAGTCCCGAGGTTTAAGCCATTGGATTCACCAACCTCAAACCAATGCCATTCTCTGCCAATGGACTGCCGACAATATCGAGCATTACCTTTCCAACCCCGACGGCAAGCCACTCGCGATTTTTGATACCCAAGGTGCCGCTCAGTGGTCACAAGGTGGGGAGGCTGGAGAGAAAGGAAAAGACCCCCACAATCAAGGGCCGAGTGCCTGGCGGGGAACTAACTTGCTCGCGGATGTAGAGACTGGGCTGTGGTACCACCCCTCAGGCTACTGGAGCCCTGCCCTCGGTATCTGGCTAAATGGGGACCGCTCTCATAACCTGGCGACTTCTGCCCAATCAATCGGGCAGCTGTAG
- a CDS encoding succinylglutamate desuccinylase/aspartoacylase family protein, with translation MEERSDFEIGGVHVARGESCHIDLPVVRLYTSTEMAIPVYVQRGKKDGPKMFVCAAIHGDELNGIEIISRLIQSGRLKSLRGTLVAVPMVNVYGVLQHTRYLPDRRDLNRSFPGSAKGSLAARMAHVFLKEIVTKCDYGIDLHTGAVHRSNLPQIRANLDDEQTRKLAKAFGVPVLLNASIRDGSLRQAAADLGVRVLLYEAGEALRFDELSIRAGVKGVINMMKHLEMLPQTRKTNVIEPFVARRSGWLRAGDSGIANHLKALGDQVYRGDLLATIADPYGQELDQLICNEDGIIIGRQNIPLVQEGEAMYHIAYFREPEGVVENLELLQDTLLPDENF, from the coding sequence ATGGAAGAGCGCTCGGATTTTGAGATCGGCGGGGTCCATGTCGCCAGGGGCGAGTCCTGCCATATTGATCTGCCCGTTGTGCGGCTTTACACAAGCACAGAAATGGCAATCCCAGTTTATGTGCAGCGCGGTAAAAAAGATGGTCCCAAGATGTTCGTTTGTGCCGCCATACACGGTGACGAACTCAACGGTATTGAAATAATAAGCCGACTTATCCAAAGCGGCCGCCTGAAGTCATTGCGCGGGACCCTGGTTGCAGTTCCAATGGTTAATGTTTACGGGGTACTGCAGCACACCCGCTATCTACCTGACAGGCGCGACCTAAACCGCTCATTCCCAGGTTCGGCAAAGGGGTCTCTCGCCGCACGTATGGCTCACGTCTTCCTCAAGGAAATAGTCACCAAATGCGACTATGGCATCGACTTACACACAGGAGCCGTACATCGCAGTAACCTCCCCCAAATTCGCGCTAACTTGGACGATGAGCAAACCCGAAAACTCGCCAAGGCCTTTGGTGTTCCCGTGCTACTCAACGCTTCTATTCGCGATGGATCCCTGCGCCAAGCAGCCGCGGATCTCGGGGTAAGAGTATTACTTTATGAAGCTGGTGAAGCCCTGCGCTTTGATGAACTCAGTATCCGCGCCGGTGTTAAAGGTGTGATCAATATGATGAAGCACTTGGAGATGTTGCCGCAAACCCGGAAGACAAATGTGATAGAGCCATTTGTTGCTCGACGCAGCGGTTGGCTTCGCGCGGGGGATAGCGGCATCGCCAATCATCTTAAGGCACTCGGGGATCAGGTCTACCGGGGCGACCTATTGGCGACCATTGCAGATCCATACGGCCAGGAACTGGACCAACTGATCTGCAATGAGGATGGAATCATTATTGGGCGACAGAATATCCCTCTGGTCCAGGAAGGCGAGGCGATGTATCACATCGCCTACTTCCGTGAACCCGAGG